From a single Nicotiana tabacum cultivar K326 chromosome 8, ASM71507v2, whole genome shotgun sequence genomic region:
- the LOC107832095 gene encoding O-methyltransferase 1, chloroplastic — MEVLLGLRPSILCCPLSTCQSKRRYFNLRPRASLNEGNDSFYQAAIERASLRLRESHSPDPLLVDPYVGCLLPSNSLKDMNQQLHPYCLATKFIDDKLLETIQSSDGLKQVVLLTDGLDTRSYRLNWPTSTLIFDICPTQVFRGAVQKLQDAGAKIPRGCMSFHIPSESFDIENVLRSKGFSGTRPSIWVFQGFPVVNLASFKDILSIVSNLAMKGCLFLGEIPVWLAETEVADLSATKTWLDNLFMSYGFRVKAIEYDEVARNLSKDSARRASGVGTSIIFVAEHLRFSDDQMETWRSEFQRIEEEGDEEGFEEL, encoded by the exons ATGGAAGTCTTATTGGGCTTGAGACCAAGTATTCTTTGTTGCCCGTTATCGACATGCCAATCCAAGAGGAGATATTTTAACCTTAGACCTCGAGCTAGCCTCAATGAAGGAAATGACTCTTTTTACCAGGCCGCCATTGAACGAGCTTCCCTTCGTCTCCGGGAGTCTCACTCTCCAG ATCCTCTCCTCGTTGACCCATATGTTGGCTGCCTTCTTCCTTCTAACAGTCTGAAAGACATGAACCAACAGCTGCATCCCTACTGTCTTGCAACTAAGTTTATTGATGACAAGTTGCTAGAGACAATACAATCTTCTGATGGGCTGAAACAG GTTGTTTTGTTAACAGATGGCCTGGATACACGGTCTTACAGGCTCAATTGGCCAACATCAACCCTAATATTTGACATATGCCCTACACAAGTATTCAGAGGAGCGGTTCAGAAGCTTCAAG ATGCTGGGGCTAAGATTCCAAGAGGATGCATGTCTTTTCATATCCCGTCAGAGTCTTTTGACATAGAAAATGTACTTCGCAGTAAAGGATTTAGTGGTACCAGACCAAGTATATGGGTTTTTCAG GGATTTCCTGTTGTGAACTTGGCAAGTTTTAAAGATATCTTGTCCATTGTCAGTAATTTAGCCATGAAGGGATGTCTTTTCTTGGGGGAAATTCCTGTCTGGCTGGCTGAAACTGAGGTTGCAGACCTG tctgccacaaagacATGGCTTGACAACCTCTTTATGAGCTATGGCTTCCGGGTGAAGGCGATTGAATATGATGAAGTTGCGCGAAACCTCAGCAAAGATTCTGCAAGACGAGCATCAGGAGTCGGCACGAGCATAATTTTTGTTGCAGAGCATCTGCGTTTCTCTGATGATCAG ATGGAAACCTGGAGGAGCGAATTTCAGAGAATAGAGGAAGAAGGGGATGAAGAAGGCTTTGAGGAGCTCTAG
- the LOC107773703 gene encoding pentatricopeptide repeat-containing protein At4g20770-like — MHARTNTTYLANLFQTSIDNKACIAGKLLHAYILRVGLSADTFLVNRLIELYSKCGRIQTARHLFDQMVERNLYSWHSLLSAYCKEGQLENAHKLFLKMPERNSVSWNTIISAFARNGHERKALEVYSLMNSQGFSPTHITLASVLSACGGLGELECGRVSHCAAVKYGLHKNVYVGNALLSLYVKCRCPPDALKAFRELDEPNEVSLTAMMCGLVETDQVEEAFEMFRLMQRSGIRIDSVSLSSVLRVCAKGGGSNFGCNGETDNDLPNTQGKQVHGLTIKLGFEGELHVCNSLLDMYAKNGDMESAEGLFGNLSETSTVSWNVMISGFGQNHDKKRAMEYMEMMRGVGVEPDEVTYINMLTACVKSGDVENGRLIFDSMACPSLISWNALLSGYSQNEDHLEALKLFREMQFRNQQPDRTTLAIILSSCSEIGVLECGEQVHATSLKCVFPGDIYIASSLILMYLKCGRAEAALCIFNGLSQADIVCWNSLITGLSYNSLDKEAFAFFKQMLQMGMLPNEFSYATTLSSCTKLSSLSQGRQVHGLIVKGGYANDVVVGSTLIDMYSKCGDVNGARVHFDMMPYKNTITWNEMIHGYAQNGRGDEAIFLYEDMICSGGKPDTITFIAALTACSHSGLVDLGLKILNSMQLQYGLEPLVDHYTCIIDCLGRAARFSEMEELVDKMPCKDDSIVWEVLLSSCRLHGNVTLARRAAEELIRLNPQNSAPYVLLANMYTSLGRWGETEEIRAAMSERQVTKEPGFSWG, encoded by the coding sequence ATGCATGCCAGGACCAATACTACGTACTTGGCAAATCTCTTTCAAACTTCCATAGACAATAAAGCATGCATTGCAGGCAAACTTCTCCACGCCTATATACTCCGAGTTGGCCTTTCCGCTGATACATTCCTCGTAAACCGCCTAATTGAATTGTATTCAAAATGTGGTCGTATTCAGACCGCACGGCACCTGTTCGATCAAATGGTTGAACGAAACTTATATTCTTGGCATTCGCTGTTAAGTGCTTATTGTAAGGAAGGTCAGCTTGAAAATGCGCATAAACTATTTCTGAAAATGCCCGAGAGAAATAGTGTATCCTGGAACACTATAATTAGTGCATTTGCTCGAAATGGTCATGAAAGAAAGGCCTTGGAGGTTTATTCTCTGATGAATTCACAAGGTTTCTCACCGACACATATCACATTGGCTAGCGTTTTAAGCGCCTGTGGCGGGTTGGGTGAACTGGAGTGCGGCAGGGTGTCTCACTGTGCTGCTGTGAAGTATGGGCTTCACAAGAATGTGTACGTTGGGAATGCTTTGTTGAGCCTTTATGTAAAATGTAGGTGCCCTCCGGATGCATTGAAGGCGTTTAGGGAGTTGGATGAGCCTAATGAGGTTTCCTTAACGGCAATGATGTGTGGACTGGTTGAAACTGACCAAGTGGAAGAGGCGTTTGAAATGTTTAGGTTAATGCAAAGGAGTGGAATTAGGATTGACTCTGTTTCATTGTCTAGTGTACTGAGGGTTTGTGCTAAAGGTGGGGGTTCAAATTTTGGTTGTAATGGTGAGACTGATAACGATCTACCTAACACACAGGGGAAGCAAGTCCACGGTTTGACAATTAAACTTGGATTTGAAGGAGAGCTTCACGTATGTAACTCCTTGCTTGATATGTATGCAAAAAATGGTGACATGGAAAGTGCTGAAGGATTGTTTGGAAACCTTTCAGAAACTAGTACTGTTTCTTGGAATGTTATGATAAGTGGGTTTGGACAGAATCATGATAAAAAAAGAGCGATGGAGTACATGGAAATGATGCGGGGTGTTGGTGTTGAGCCAGATGAGGTTACTTACATAAATATGCTCACGGCTTGTGTTAAATCAGGGGATGTTGAAAATGGCCGTTTGATATTTGATAGCATGGCTTGCCCAAGCTTGATTTCATGGAATGCTCTACTTTCAGGCTATTCCCAGAATGAGGACCATCTCGAGGCACTAAAGCTGTTCAGAGAAATGCAGTTTCGAAATCAGCAACCTGATCGGACCACTTTGGCTATCATACTTAGTTCATGTTCTGAGATTGGTGTACTAGAATGTGGGGAACAGGTCCATGCTACTTCGTTGAAGTGTGTCTTTCCTGGAGATATATACATAGCTAGTAGTCTTATTTTAATGTACCTAAAGTGTGGTAGAGCAGAAGCAGCTCTATGTATTTTTAATGGACTCTCTCAAGCAGATATAGTCTGTTGGAATTCTTTAATTACCGGTTTATCCTATAATTCATTGGACAAAGAAGCTTTTGCTTTCTTTAAGCAAATGCTACAGATGGGGATGTTGCCTAATGAGTTTTCATATGCTACTACACTGAGTAGCTGTACAAAGCTATCCTCATTATCACAGGGGAGACAGGTTCATGGTCTGATAGTCAAAGGTGGATATGCTAATGATGTTGTAGTTGGAAGTACTCTAATTGACATGTATTCCAAATGTGGTGATGTAAATGGGGCCAGGGTGCACTTTGACATGATGCCTTATAAGAATACAATTACATGGAATGAGATGATACATGGCTATGCACAAAATGGTCGCGGAGATGAAGCTATTTTCTTGTATGAAGACATGATTTGTTCAGGAGGAAAACCTGATACTATAACCTTTATTGCTGCTTTAACTGCTTGTAGTCACTCTGGGCTGGTAGATCTGGGGCTTAAGATACTCAACTCGATGCAGCTGCAATATGGGTTGGAGCCACTTGTTGATCATTACACTTGCATAATTGATTGTCTGGGTCGTGCTGCCCGGTTTAGTGAAATGGAAGAGCTAGTCGATAAGATGCCATGCAAAGATGACTCTATTGTGTGGGAGGTTTTGCTCAGTTCTTGTCGGCTTCATGGAAATGTAACCTTAGCAAGGCGGGCAGCAGAGGAGCTAATCCGTCTCAACCCACAGAATTCTGCTCCTTATGTGCTTCTAGCAAATATGTATACATCGTTAGGTAGATGGGGTGAGACAGAGGAAATTAGAGCAGCTATGTCAGAAAGGCAGGTAACCAAGGAACCTGGTTTTAGCTGGGGGTGA
- the LOC107768264 gene encoding protein SENESCENCE-ASSOCIATED GENE 21, mitochondrial — translation MARSFSNSKLISAFVVDTVSSFVSRRGYAAASSASVPGGVRGSGVNIMMKKGGEESSKKTTSWVPDPVTGYYRPESHAKEIDAAELRQMLLNHKPRQH, via the exons ATGGCTCGCTCTTTCTCTAACTCCAAACTCATCTCTGCTTTCGTCGTTGATACTGTGTCTTCCTTTGTTAGCAG GCGTGGGTATGCGGCTGCATCATCAGCTAGTGTGCCAGGTGGAGTGAGAGGATCAGGGGTTAATATTATGATGAAGAAAGGTGGGGAAGAATCAAGCAAGAAGACAACATCATGGGTGCCAGACCCAGTAACTGGTTACTACAGGCCAGAGAGTCATGCTAAAGAGATTGACGCTGCTGAGCTCCGCCAGATGCTCTTGAACCACAAACCTAGACAGCACTGA